CCGCTCCATAGACCGATCTATCGGACTTCAACCATGATATTGCTAAAACGTGATCAAGATATCGAAATTATGAAGAAATGTAACACAATCGTGGCGGAAGTTTTGGAGGCTCTTAAGAAAGTCGTTGAACCTGGAGTCTCCACGTTGGAGCTTGACCGGGAGGCCGAGGCGTTGATTCAAAAGAAGGGGGCGAAACCGGCGTTCAAGGGATACCGGGGATATCCCTTCACTCTGTGCGCCTCCATCAACGAGCAGGTCGTGCACGGAATGCCTTC
This genomic stretch from Bdellovibrionota bacterium harbors:
- a CDS encoding M24 family metallopeptidase, which translates into the protein MKKCNTIVAEVLEALKKVVEPGVSTLELDREAEALIQKKGAKPAFKGYRGYPFTLCASINEQVVHGMPS